From one Lotus japonicus ecotype B-129 chromosome 3, LjGifu_v1.2 genomic stretch:
- the LOC130743731 gene encoding NAC domain-containing protein 83-like, with protein sequence MTSFEIQENLITYDEDGSVKLLPGYMSDPTDEVLVDFYLKRRVFAQILPVQIIPSFDVFQIEPWRLPGEDGKIFNERKYFFYNTMGRDLESLDMRVAGSGLWKVVEKGKDVLIPQNNEVIGKRNTLIFWEVQGACTRRTKWMMHEFRLVLLANPSKMENWAVYRIFKKKDEKKVKNIQGSYEESSNNNRSVRIYRGH encoded by the exons ATGACATCATTTGAGATACAGGAGAACCTTATAACTTATGATGAGGATGGGAGTGTTAAGTTGCTACCTGGGTACATGTCTGATCCTACTGATGAGGTTCTTGTGGATTTTTACTTGAAGAGGAGGGTTTTTGCTCAAATTCTTCCTGTTCAAATAATCCCCAGTTTTGATGTTTTTCAGATTGAGCCTTGGAGGCTTCCCGGAGAAG ATGGAAAGATTTTTAATGAGCGCAAGTACTTCTTCTACAACACCATGGGACGTGACCTTGAAAGCCTTGATATGAGAGTTGCAGGGAGTGGCTTGTGGAAGGTGGTGGAGAAAGGCAAAGATGTTCTTATCCCCCAAAACAATGAGGTGATTGGGAAGAGAAACACCCTAATTTTTTGGGAGGTTCAAGGAGCTTGTACCAGAAGGACTAAATGGATGATGCATGAGTTCCGTCTTGTGTTATTAGCTAACCCATCTAAG ATGGAAAATTGGGCTGTGTATCGCATATTTAAGAAGAAGGACGAAAAGAAGGTGAAAAACATACAAGGGTCTTATGAGGAGAGCTCCAACAATAATAGAAGTGTTAGGATTTACAGAGGTCATTGA